The Oreochromis niloticus isolate F11D_XX linkage group LG2, O_niloticus_UMD_NMBU, whole genome shotgun sequence genome includes a region encoding these proteins:
- the LOC100702004 gene encoding moesin isoform X3: protein MSTSPPTSCDWMLLVEQKNINVRVTTMDAELEFAILPSTTGKQLFDQIVKTIGLRETWFFGLQYKDSKGFSTWLKLNKRVTAQDVKRDNPLLIKFRAKFYPEDVAEELIQEATQRLFFLQVKESILNDDIYCPPETAVLLASYAVQVKLGDYRDDYHVPGYLAKEKLLPQRVLEQHKLNKSQWEERIQVWHKEHKGILREDAMLEYLKIAQDLEMYGVNYFNIKNKKGSELWLGVDALGLNIYDKKDKLTPKIGFPWSEIRNISFNDKKFVIKPIDRKAPDFVFYVPRLRINKRILALCMGNHDLYMRRRKPDTIEVQQMKAQAREEKNKRQMERALLESEKKKRENAEKETEKIARETMELMERLRQIEEQTKRAQDELEEQTRRALELEKERKIALEEAERLDKDRRAAVEAKAALLHHSETQIKNQENLATELADLTSKISQLEDAKKKKDDEAKRWQKRDSVHSNILDHDETDESSAEASAELTSPGMVRDRSEEERVTEAQKNQRLQKNLKFLSTELARAVDESKKTPNDLIHAENVRAGRDKYKTLRQIRQGNTKQRIDEFESM from the exons ATGTCAACT TCCCCACCAACATCTTGCGATTGGATGCTCCTGGTTGAACAGAAGAAT ATAAATGTCCGAGTTACAACCATGGATGCAGAGCTGGAGTTTGCCATCCTGCCCAGCACAACTGGCAAACAGCTTTTTGACCAG ATAGTGAAGACGATCGGTCTGAGGGAGACGTGGTTCTTTGGGCTTCAGTATAAGGACAGCAAAGGCTTCTCAACCTGGCTCAAGCTGAACAAGAGG gtgACTGCTCAAGATGTGAAGCGGGACAATCCTTTGTTGATCAAGTTCAGGGCCAAGTTTTACCCCGAGGACGTCGCCGAAGAGCTGATCCAAGAGGCAACTCAGCGGCTCTTTTTTCTGCAG GTAAAGGAGAGCATCCTAAATGATGATATATACTGTCCACCTGAGACTGCGGTGCTTTTGGCCTCATACGCTGTTCAGGTCAAGCTCGGAGACTACAGGGATGATTATCACGTACCGGGATATCTCGCAAAAGAGAAGCTGCTGCCACAGAG GGTTTTGGAGCAGCACAAGCTGAACAAGAGTCAGTGGGAGGAAAGAATCCAGGTGTGGCATAAAGAGCATAAAGGGATACTCAG AGAAGATGCAATGTTAGAGTACCTGAAGATAGCACAGGATCTGGAGATGTATGGGGTCAACTATTTCAACATCAAGAACAAGAAAGGCTCGGAGCTGTGGTTAGGGGTGGACGCACTGGGGCTAAACATCTATGACAAAAAGGACAA gctGACTCCAAAGATTGGCTTTCCCTGGAGTGAGATCAGAAATATTTCCTTCAACGACAAGAAATTTGTCATCAAGCCCATCGACAGGAAAGCTCCG GACTTTGTCTTCTATGTACCTCGCCTTCGCATCAACAAACGCATCCTGGCATTGTGCATGGGGAATCATGACCTGTACATGCGCAGACGTAAGCCCGACACCATCGAGGTGCAGCAGATGAAGGCCCAAGCTCGTGAGGAGAAGAACAAGCGACAAATGGAGAG GGCTCTGCTcgagagtgaaaaaaaaaagcgagAAAATGCTGAGAAGGAAACAGAGAAGATTGCTCGGGAGACCATGGAGCTGATGGAGCGATTGAGACAGATTGAGGAACAGACAAAGCGAGCTCAAGATG AGCTGGAGGAGCAAACTCGCAGGGCGCTTGAGTtagagaaggaaagaaaaattgCTCTGGAGGAGGCTGAGCGCCTGGACAAAGACCGCAGAGCTGCAGTAGAGGCTAAAGCAGCCCTGCTGCACCACTCTGAGACCCAGATCAAAAATCAGGAAAACCTG GCCACTGAGCTGGCAGACCTTACTTCTAAGATCTCTCAGCTGGAAGATGCCAAGAAGAAAAAGGACGATGAGGCGAAAAGATGGCAGAAAAGG GATTCGGTCCACTCTAACATCCTCGACCACGATGAGACGGATGAGAGCAGCGCAGAGGCGAGCGCTGAGCTGACTTCACCGGGGATGGTCCGAGATCGCAGCGAGGAGGAAAGAGTCACAGAGGCCCAGAAGAACCAGAGACTACAGAAAAACCTAAAG
- the LOC100702004 gene encoding moesin isoform X2 — protein sequence MSTINVRVTTMDAELEFAILPSTTGKQLFDQIVKTIGLRETWFFGLQYKDSKGFSTWLKLNKRVTAQDVKRDNPLLIKFRAKFYPEDVAEELIQEATQRLFFLQVKESILNDDIYCPPETAVLLASYAVQVKLGDYRDDYHVPGYLAKEKLLPQRVLEQHKLNKSQWEERIQVWHKEHKGILREDAMLEYLKIAQDLEMYGVNYFNIKNKKGSELWLGVDALGLNIYDKKDKLTPKIGFPWSEIRNISFNDKKFVIKPIDRKAPDFVFYVPRLRINKRILALCMGNHDLYMRRRKPDTIEVQQMKAQAREEKNKRQMERALLESEKKKRENAEKETEKIARETMELMERLRQIEEQTKRAQDELEEQTRRALELEKERKIALEEAERLDKDRRAAVEAKAALLHHSETQIKNQENLATELADLTSKISQLEDAKKKKDDEAKRWQKRAVMVEADLQRTKEELKTKLMGVHIQDSVHSNILDHDETDESSAEASAELTSPGMVRDRSEEERVTEAQKNQRLQKNLKFLSTELARAVDESKKTPNDLIHAENVRAGRDKYKTLRQIRQGNTKQRIDEFESM from the exons ATGTCAACT ATAAATGTCCGAGTTACAACCATGGATGCAGAGCTGGAGTTTGCCATCCTGCCCAGCACAACTGGCAAACAGCTTTTTGACCAG ATAGTGAAGACGATCGGTCTGAGGGAGACGTGGTTCTTTGGGCTTCAGTATAAGGACAGCAAAGGCTTCTCAACCTGGCTCAAGCTGAACAAGAGG gtgACTGCTCAAGATGTGAAGCGGGACAATCCTTTGTTGATCAAGTTCAGGGCCAAGTTTTACCCCGAGGACGTCGCCGAAGAGCTGATCCAAGAGGCAACTCAGCGGCTCTTTTTTCTGCAG GTAAAGGAGAGCATCCTAAATGATGATATATACTGTCCACCTGAGACTGCGGTGCTTTTGGCCTCATACGCTGTTCAGGTCAAGCTCGGAGACTACAGGGATGATTATCACGTACCGGGATATCTCGCAAAAGAGAAGCTGCTGCCACAGAG GGTTTTGGAGCAGCACAAGCTGAACAAGAGTCAGTGGGAGGAAAGAATCCAGGTGTGGCATAAAGAGCATAAAGGGATACTCAG AGAAGATGCAATGTTAGAGTACCTGAAGATAGCACAGGATCTGGAGATGTATGGGGTCAACTATTTCAACATCAAGAACAAGAAAGGCTCGGAGCTGTGGTTAGGGGTGGACGCACTGGGGCTAAACATCTATGACAAAAAGGACAA gctGACTCCAAAGATTGGCTTTCCCTGGAGTGAGATCAGAAATATTTCCTTCAACGACAAGAAATTTGTCATCAAGCCCATCGACAGGAAAGCTCCG GACTTTGTCTTCTATGTACCTCGCCTTCGCATCAACAAACGCATCCTGGCATTGTGCATGGGGAATCATGACCTGTACATGCGCAGACGTAAGCCCGACACCATCGAGGTGCAGCAGATGAAGGCCCAAGCTCGTGAGGAGAAGAACAAGCGACAAATGGAGAG GGCTCTGCTcgagagtgaaaaaaaaaagcgagAAAATGCTGAGAAGGAAACAGAGAAGATTGCTCGGGAGACCATGGAGCTGATGGAGCGATTGAGACAGATTGAGGAACAGACAAAGCGAGCTCAAGATG AGCTGGAGGAGCAAACTCGCAGGGCGCTTGAGTtagagaaggaaagaaaaattgCTCTGGAGGAGGCTGAGCGCCTGGACAAAGACCGCAGAGCTGCAGTAGAGGCTAAAGCAGCCCTGCTGCACCACTCTGAGACCCAGATCAAAAATCAGGAAAACCTG GCCACTGAGCTGGCAGACCTTACTTCTAAGATCTCTCAGCTGGAAGATGCCAAGAAGAAAAAGGACGATGAGGCGAAAAGATGGCAGAAAAGG GCAGTGATGGTAGAAGCTGATTTGCAGCGAACAAAAGAAGAGCTGAAGACTAAACTCATGGGTGTCCACATCCAGGATTCGGTCCACTCTAACATCCTCGACCACGATGAGACGGATGAGAGCAGCGCAGAGGCGAGCGCTGAGCTGACTTCACCGGGGATGGTCCGAGATCGCAGCGAGGAGGAAAGAGTCACAGAGGCCCAGAAGAACCAGAGACTACAGAAAAACCTAAAG
- the LOC100702004 gene encoding moesin isoform X1, producing MSTSPPTSCDWMLLVEQKNINVRVTTMDAELEFAILPSTTGKQLFDQIVKTIGLRETWFFGLQYKDSKGFSTWLKLNKRVTAQDVKRDNPLLIKFRAKFYPEDVAEELIQEATQRLFFLQVKESILNDDIYCPPETAVLLASYAVQVKLGDYRDDYHVPGYLAKEKLLPQRVLEQHKLNKSQWEERIQVWHKEHKGILREDAMLEYLKIAQDLEMYGVNYFNIKNKKGSELWLGVDALGLNIYDKKDKLTPKIGFPWSEIRNISFNDKKFVIKPIDRKAPDFVFYVPRLRINKRILALCMGNHDLYMRRRKPDTIEVQQMKAQAREEKNKRQMERALLESEKKKRENAEKETEKIARETMELMERLRQIEEQTKRAQDELEEQTRRALELEKERKIALEEAERLDKDRRAAVEAKAALLHHSETQIKNQENLATELADLTSKISQLEDAKKKKDDEAKRWQKRAVMVEADLQRTKEELKTKLMGVHIQDSVHSNILDHDETDESSAEASAELTSPGMVRDRSEEERVTEAQKNQRLQKNLKFLSTELARAVDESKKTPNDLIHAENVRAGRDKYKTLRQIRQGNTKQRIDEFESM from the exons ATGTCAACT TCCCCACCAACATCTTGCGATTGGATGCTCCTGGTTGAACAGAAGAAT ATAAATGTCCGAGTTACAACCATGGATGCAGAGCTGGAGTTTGCCATCCTGCCCAGCACAACTGGCAAACAGCTTTTTGACCAG ATAGTGAAGACGATCGGTCTGAGGGAGACGTGGTTCTTTGGGCTTCAGTATAAGGACAGCAAAGGCTTCTCAACCTGGCTCAAGCTGAACAAGAGG gtgACTGCTCAAGATGTGAAGCGGGACAATCCTTTGTTGATCAAGTTCAGGGCCAAGTTTTACCCCGAGGACGTCGCCGAAGAGCTGATCCAAGAGGCAACTCAGCGGCTCTTTTTTCTGCAG GTAAAGGAGAGCATCCTAAATGATGATATATACTGTCCACCTGAGACTGCGGTGCTTTTGGCCTCATACGCTGTTCAGGTCAAGCTCGGAGACTACAGGGATGATTATCACGTACCGGGATATCTCGCAAAAGAGAAGCTGCTGCCACAGAG GGTTTTGGAGCAGCACAAGCTGAACAAGAGTCAGTGGGAGGAAAGAATCCAGGTGTGGCATAAAGAGCATAAAGGGATACTCAG AGAAGATGCAATGTTAGAGTACCTGAAGATAGCACAGGATCTGGAGATGTATGGGGTCAACTATTTCAACATCAAGAACAAGAAAGGCTCGGAGCTGTGGTTAGGGGTGGACGCACTGGGGCTAAACATCTATGACAAAAAGGACAA gctGACTCCAAAGATTGGCTTTCCCTGGAGTGAGATCAGAAATATTTCCTTCAACGACAAGAAATTTGTCATCAAGCCCATCGACAGGAAAGCTCCG GACTTTGTCTTCTATGTACCTCGCCTTCGCATCAACAAACGCATCCTGGCATTGTGCATGGGGAATCATGACCTGTACATGCGCAGACGTAAGCCCGACACCATCGAGGTGCAGCAGATGAAGGCCCAAGCTCGTGAGGAGAAGAACAAGCGACAAATGGAGAG GGCTCTGCTcgagagtgaaaaaaaaaagcgagAAAATGCTGAGAAGGAAACAGAGAAGATTGCTCGGGAGACCATGGAGCTGATGGAGCGATTGAGACAGATTGAGGAACAGACAAAGCGAGCTCAAGATG AGCTGGAGGAGCAAACTCGCAGGGCGCTTGAGTtagagaaggaaagaaaaattgCTCTGGAGGAGGCTGAGCGCCTGGACAAAGACCGCAGAGCTGCAGTAGAGGCTAAAGCAGCCCTGCTGCACCACTCTGAGACCCAGATCAAAAATCAGGAAAACCTG GCCACTGAGCTGGCAGACCTTACTTCTAAGATCTCTCAGCTGGAAGATGCCAAGAAGAAAAAGGACGATGAGGCGAAAAGATGGCAGAAAAGG GCAGTGATGGTAGAAGCTGATTTGCAGCGAACAAAAGAAGAGCTGAAGACTAAACTCATGGGTGTCCACATCCAGGATTCGGTCCACTCTAACATCCTCGACCACGATGAGACGGATGAGAGCAGCGCAGAGGCGAGCGCTGAGCTGACTTCACCGGGGATGGTCCGAGATCGCAGCGAGGAGGAAAGAGTCACAGAGGCCCAGAAGAACCAGAGACTACAGAAAAACCTAAAG